GATAATGGCAATTCCAATCAGTATGTTTTTGCTCTTATAATGCCGCATATTGCAATATGCAACTCTGGTCGTCATCTTCATTATCTTCTCACCGCCTTGCCATCTTCAATGATAATCATTTCATCCGCCATCTGGGCAATCGTTTCATCATGGGTAATCATGATAAGCGTCTGCCCGAAATCCGACACGCAGCTTTTCAATAGGCTCATAACCTCTAGCTCAGTCTGGGAATCAAGGTTTCCAGTCGGCTCATCCGCCAAAATTATCGCCGGTCTTGTCACCAATGCCCTGGCTATCGCAGTTCTCTGTTTCTGTCCACCAGACAAAGCAGACGGCATCGCATCTTTCTTATCCTGCAGTCCGATTTTTTTGAGAATATCTTCCACTTCCCGCGGCTTTACCTTGCGATTATCAAGTCCCAGCGGAAGAACGATATTCTCCCACACATTCAGCGATGGAATCAGATTAAAATCCTGAAAGATAAATCCTATCTTCTTTCTTCGAAACTGTGCCAGTTTATCATCTTTTCGAGAATAGATATCGGTTCCATCAATCCATACTTTGCCGGAATCCGGTCTGTCAAGCCCTCCAATCAGATGCAGAAGTGTAGATTTTCCGGAGCCGGAACGTCCTACGATAGCTGTAAACTTGCCTCTCTCTATCTGTAAACTTGTATGATCCACGGCTCTCACCTGATTCTCGCCTTCTCCATAATACTTTACTAGATCTTCTACTTTTAAAATACTACTCATATCTTCAAGTCCCCTTTCCATTTCATACCCCTACTATAACATTCCTGCATTACAAAACCCTTACAACAACCATAACAGTTTTGTAAGGGTTCCGACTATTCTCCTATTATGAGCGGCAGTGTCACTTTAAATATCATACCTTTCTCAGCCTTTCTTTTGGCTGCTATTGTCCCCCCCTGTTCTTCTATGATCTTTCTGGCAAGATACAGACCGACACCCGCTCCGTCTTTTACCTGTTCCTTTGCTTTCCTTCCCCGGTAAAATCTCTGATAGATCTTATGCAGTTCCTCCGCAGGAATGCCCATTCCTTCATCTTCTACTTCAATAAGCACATTGCTTGCTAGCTCCTGCGTCCTCACTGTAATCGTTGTATGTTCCGGTGAATATTTGACTGCATTCTCAAGGATATTCGTTAATGCTTCTACCGTCCATTTTGAATCATGGTTCACAACTATATCATCATCCATCTCCACCTGAATGGAAATATCTTTTCCTCTTGCCTTCATATAAATCTGACTGACAGCCTCTGTTAGCGTTTTCTTCAGGCTTTCATGAAGCGAATGTATCTGGATCATATGTGTTTCCAGCCTTGAAAGATTTACCAGTTCATTCAAGAGCTGTTCCAGTTTGGTAAGTTCCTGTGATTCCTGCTCCAGAAACTCCCTCTGTTCTTCTCCTGTAACCCGATTTTCTGCCACCAGCTCATGACTCATCCGGAGTGATGCAAGCGGAGTCTTCAACTGATGGGAAATATCTGTAATCAGACTCTTCGTACCATTTTCTTCCTGCTCCAGACGTTCCTTCAAATCTTCGAAATATTGCCCCAGCTCCTTTACAGATTCCCACACCTTTAACCATTGTTCCGATTCTGATGTTTCTTCAGGATATGTTTGGAATTTTCCTTTTCTGAATTCCTGCAGACATTCATATAATTGCTGTAATTGTTCCTCATCACCGTATCTGCTCCAGTTTTTTCTTCGGTCCAGGTACAAGAACAGGCTACATACTATGACTCCCACTAGTAATCCAATTCCCCAGATAATCCTTATAACCACATCTGAAGATCCACTCCCTGAGTGATAACCATAAGTTTCTTCCAGCATCTGTACGACTCTTTCTATCTTCTGATCGTCCCGGTCTCTTATAAAATCTACTGTTCCTGACTTTTCCCAGATTGCAACTATTTCCCCTTCCAGTTCAGGATGTTCTGCAAGGAGCAGTGCTATCTGCGTTGCTTTCGCATTTTCCTCATACTTTGTTATCAGATACATTCCTACTGTAAAAAATACTGCAAAGATTACATATACGATAAAATACCGTTTTAATTTTTGTTTACCTTTCCGGTCCATATATATCCCAGTCCTCTCACATTCGCTATCTCTTCTGTTCCAAGTTTATTCTTCAGTCTGCTTATATTGACAGTAACCGTATTATCATCGACAAATTGACCGTCTATATCCCATACATGCTCCAGGATACTTTCTTTTGAAACAATCTGTCCTGCATTCTCCCAGAGATACAGCAACAGAGAGAATTCTTTCTTACTTAAAGTAACTGGTTCATCCCCTTTATACACCTGCATCGTTTTCATATGCACCGTAATCTCTCCGGAAGACATAATCTGTGCCTGTACCTTAGAAAGCCGTCTCATCAATGCGTTCACCTTCGACACCAAAGCCATCAGTGAAAATGGTTTGGTAATATAATCATCTGCCCCTGTATCATAACCATTTACAATATCTATTTCCTGATCCAAAGCCGTAAGATAGATAAGATATGTATCTCCACCTGCACGTACCATCCTTCCAAAATCCAGTCCTGTACCATCCGGCAATGTAATATCGCTGATAACAAGAGCATAATCTCCTTTTTGAAATGCTTCTTTTGCTTCCTTTATTGTATAAACCTGACGAACCTCATACCCTTCCCGTGAAAGTAACAGGGCAATTCCCCGATTTAGATTCAAGTCATCCTCCAGTAATAATATTTTCTGCATCAAATACTCCACCTCTATTTGTAATAACCTGTTCTTTTATCATATCAGTCCTATCTTTTGTCTACAATAAAAATAAAATTAACATACATACTTTTCCTTCATATGTTCAAGGATTTCACCGGATACTGCTTCAGAAATCGATCAATCCATTTCTGATTGCTTCTCTGTAACATCCGAAGTCTGGATAAAAGCTGTAGACAACTGCAGCTCTATGTTACTAAAGTCCTATCCATCAATACAGGAGTTATAGAATGCCGTGAAGATACCGTCAAATTCCATTTCAATAATATGTAGGCTGTCCATTGTGTGCTCCAGATAAGTCAGTGTTCCTCTATCCAAATCTATACTCGGCTTTCCTAGTGAGTTTGCTATTACATCTGGATTTGTAATTCCAAACATCTCCTTTATATCCGGCATAAGATAATCCACGATATCCGGCAGCCTTTTCTCATACGCCTGTGCCAGTTCAACTGCATGCTTCTCATAATCGGAATGTATACTGTCACAGACAAATTCAATCCCGTTTATTTCCATCTTATAGTAATCATTATTCTCATCATAGACAAACGCTGTACCCTTACTTTTTTTATTTTTTTCCAAAATCCCCATGATATATCTACACTTTCCCGGTTCTTCCGCCATACACAGTCTAAAAAACTGTAACTTAATGCTTACGTTTGTAAAAAATAACTCCTGCCAAAATCAATAAAATAATTCCAACTACAATCATAAAAATAAAATTATCACCATTTAACTTCCCTGCTATGAAAATAGAAGTCGGGCCATCCGCACCACCAATAACAGAAACGGCTGTGTTTTCTTTCTGCTTCAGTACAATGCCAATGACTGCCAATACAATTCCTAAAATTCCGGCTATGATTCCCAATCGCTTTTTCATTGCTACCACCTCAAATCATTTTTATCTGCTCAATCAAATGTAAATTGTTATGCAAGTATTTCTATGCAAATGAAGCATAGATAACCCATATTTCTGCAAACATTACCAATAAAAGCACACCATCTATCATCCAATTAAACTGAATGTCCGTTAAGAAAGTTTTTGAATGTGTCAGGCAATATTTTACTTTTTCTCGTCCAGTCAAAAAAGTGATAAGCACTTGTAATATAGGAAATAAAAATATTTGTATTTTTCTTCCATAATCATCCGCAATCCCATTTGCAAAATGTACTGGAATAATACTCGGTAAGAAAAATATACTTACAAGAGCAAGCAAAAATCCTATTATACAAATTATCCATGTGAATTTTCTAGTTTTGATAAATTTCATAACAATCCTTCTTTCTGTTAAATTCATATTTTTCTAATACATAACACGTACTTACATTATATTCCTCACCAATGCAAACCTCAAATCATTCTCCATCCTTTTTCCCGTTATTAAGTTTCGGGCAGTAAAATGCCTTTACTTCCACTCTGTCTTCCTCCGACTCAATCTCCACATAATAATCCCGGATAAAGTATCCCGCATTATGCTCCTGAAGGGCGTACAGCTCCAATGTCTGAAAATCCACCAGTACCAGATCACGTGGCTTTGGCTTTTGTGTTTCCTCACAGAATACTTCCATGCTTTCCACCAGCTTATCCAGACATTCCTGACACAGATGGTTCTGTACTTTTTTCACATCGAAGATACTATCTTCCCCGTAATCCACCGATACTTCGGAAATCCCGTAATCTGACATCTGCTCCGTATGAAAAAAGCAGCCGCCTTCTCCTGTCCCGGTATAACCGATATGCCCGTTTCCCTGCGGGCCGGTAAGATTCCCGTCTTCATCGTGATTCCGTATATGCATATCCATCACATACCATTGATTGGTACAAATGACTCCAAGATCGTCAAACTTCCGAAAATATCCCATCATGCTCCGTTCATGACTCCCACACAGCCAGCACTGTTTTGGATCTTTCAGCTTGCTTTCTACTAATTCAGGCACCTTTCTTTCTACCGGGTGATATTCCTGCTCCTGTGTTTTTTCAAGATAACCTGTCAGATCCAGCCGGCTGATTCCCAGTCCGATCAGAATTCCTGCCGCACATGCCAATAATCCCACATATCCCTTTTTCATATCATAGTCATCCTTTAAGAATTAGTTTTATAATGCTTTTAGGATTACTATATCAAATCTTGCAATCACTTTCATCATAAATCGCATATTTTTATGTGTTTTATTGCATATACAACTTTCAAAAAAACTGCCTGCGGCAATTTCGCAGACAGCTTCTATGTCATCATCTCTTCAATTATCACATCCAGCATCCGAAGCACGCTTTCCTGCTTCTTCGGTGTGAGCCTTTCCAGCTTTCCTTCCACTACAGAAGTATGTTCCATTCTGGTAAGAGGAATCACTTCCTTCAGCACTTCATTCGGTTCCGCACCTAATACATTCAACAGCTTTACAAATGTTTCCATCGTAGGTGTTTTCACTTCCCGCTCAATCGCACCCAGATGGTTGGTACTGATATCCACCAGTTCAGCCAGTCTCTCCTGCGTAATTCCTGCCTCTTCCCTGTACCTGCGGATTGCCTTTCCCATTCCTTTCACACGCACACCTCCTCCTTCCAGTATTCACTAACGCTTAAAGCATTAGTCATGTAAATCCAGTATAATTGGTTGCAAATCACGCTTACAGTATCCATAAGGATTGCATTTGTAACGCTTTTAGCGTTGGTCACATTTTTGGCACTCCATCGTCTGTAACTGGCACATTCCTGCGATTGTAGCGGTAATTTACCCATGTTAAAATTGATATTGTCAAAATTATATGCAGAAGGAAACGCAGCACTGCCTTATGGGAAGCCTCTCCTGCGGCAAATAAGCTGCGTTTTTTCTGTAAGATAGGAGGATCTTTACAATTTCATACTTTGATTTAGGACGCAGCCTGCATTGACCGGGCTGCGTCTTTTCTTGAGGCAGGAAAACCATAAGCAAAGGCAGGGGAGATACTTCTCCTGCCGCTCTTATAAAAAGGAGGTACCTTTACGTGAAACACAAACTGAAAAACGCTCCGCCGGACACAAAACGGCATGTCAATTATGGCAAATGCCTGTATGCTGCATTTCTGGCTGTCACAGTCCTCTGCGGATACACGCAGCCGGTTTTTGCCGCTACCATCTGGACCAAAGCCAATGAGATCATGAAGGATGTCTATAACCAGATTATCCTCATTTCCACCATTGCTGCAGTCGTAACGGCATCGGTTGCCCTTCTGATGATGAATTTTTCCAAAAGCGGAAAAACCGTGGACGAATCACGTGCATGGCTCAAGCGTATCGTCATTACCTGGGCGATCTTAAACGGGCTTGGCTTTATCATGGCTTACATCACCCCGTTCTTTGCAGGCGGAAAATGGAACGGATAGACGAAAGGAGATGCCACTATGGGAATACTTGACGGAATCGTGGAATGGATTGCCGAACAGGTCATGAACATTCTGGATCTGATCACCACTTCAGTCCTCGGTGCTCTGGGCTGTTCCATGGATACGTTTCTTCGCTACTTTCCTGCAGCTGAGGCCATGTATCAGGTCTTTCTGGCACTGGGCATCGGGCTGATCCTCTTAAACTGGGTATGGCAGCTCTTTAAAAATTACTTTATGGGAGCCGGTATCGAAGCGGAAGATCCCATTAAGCTGTCCATCCGTTCCTTCCTCTTTATCTTTCTCACCTTCTATGCGAAAGATATTGTGGATCTGCTCCTGAAGATTTCAGGAACACCGTACAACTGGATTCTGACGGAAGACCTGCCGCCTTTAAAATTTGCGGATTTTAACTCCGTAGTCACAGTCATCCTGGGAGTCTGTGCAAATGGGGCGGTAGCCATCATTGCACTGATTCTGGTACTGATTCTGGCGTGGAACTACATCAAACTGCTCTTTGAAGCGGCAGAACGCTATATTCTTCTGGGGGTACTGGTCTACAC
This Ruminococcus hominis DNA region includes the following protein-coding sequences:
- a CDS encoding LPXTG cell wall anchor domain-containing protein, producing MKKRLGIIAGILGIVLAVIGIVLKQKENTAVSVIGGADGPTSIFIAGKLNGDNFIFMIVVGIILLILAGVIFYKRKH
- a CDS encoding sensor histidine kinase encodes the protein MDRKGKQKLKRYFIVYVIFAVFFTVGMYLITKYEENAKATQIALLLAEHPELEGEIVAIWEKSGTVDFIRDRDDQKIERVVQMLEETYGYHSGSGSSDVVIRIIWGIGLLVGVIVCSLFLYLDRRKNWSRYGDEEQLQQLYECLQEFRKGKFQTYPEETSESEQWLKVWESVKELGQYFEDLKERLEQEENGTKSLITDISHQLKTPLASLRMSHELVAENRVTGEEQREFLEQESQELTKLEQLLNELVNLSRLETHMIQIHSLHESLKKTLTEAVSQIYMKARGKDISIQVEMDDDIVVNHDSKWTVEALTNILENAVKYSPEHTTITVRTQELASNVLIEVEDEGMGIPAEELHKIYQRFYRGRKAKEQVKDGAGVGLYLARKIIEEQGGTIAAKRKAEKGMIFKVTLPLIIGE
- a CDS encoding helix-turn-helix domain-containing protein — encoded protein: MGKAIRRYREEAGITQERLAELVDISTNHLGAIEREVKTPTMETFVKLLNVLGAEPNEVLKEVIPLTRMEHTSVVEGKLERLTPKKQESVLRMLDVIIEEMMT
- a CDS encoding response regulator transcription factor; this encodes MQKILLLEDDLNLNRGIALLLSREGYEVRQVYTIKEAKEAFQKGDYALVISDITLPDGTGLDFGRMVRAGGDTYLIYLTALDQEIDIVNGYDTGADDYITKPFSLMALVSKVNALMRRLSKVQAQIMSSGEITVHMKTMQVYKGDEPVTLSKKEFSLLLYLWENAGQIVSKESILEHVWDIDGQFVDDNTVTVNISRLKNKLGTEEIANVRGLGYIWTGKVNKN
- a CDS encoding ABC transporter ATP-binding protein — its product is MSSILKVEDLVKYYGEGENQVRAVDHTSLQIERGKFTAIVGRSGSGKSTLLHLIGGLDRPDSGKVWIDGTDIYSRKDDKLAQFRRKKIGFIFQDFNLIPSLNVWENIVLPLGLDNRKVKPREVEDILKKIGLQDKKDAMPSALSGGQKQRTAIARALVTRPAIILADEPTGNLDSQTELEVMSLLKSCVSDFGQTLIMITHDETIAQMADEMIIIEDGKAVRR
- a CDS encoding fimbrial protein — translated: MKHKLKNAPPDTKRHVNYGKCLYAAFLAVTVLCGYTQPVFAATIWTKANEIMKDVYNQIILISTIAAVVTASVALLMMNFSKSGKTVDESRAWLKRIVITWAILNGLGFIMAYITPFFAGGKWNG
- a CDS encoding DUF1648 domain-containing protein, producing the protein MKFIKTRKFTWIICIIGFLLALVSIFFLPSIIPVHFANGIADDYGRKIQIFLFPILQVLITFLTGREKVKYCLTHSKTFLTDIQFNWMIDGVLLLVMFAEIWVIYASFA